The Malus domestica chromosome 10, GDT2T_hap1 genome contains a region encoding:
- the LOC103444775 gene encoding peroxidase 12 — protein MASLTSLLLVSSLFLSSFFCVSEAQSSAPVVQGLSWNFYESSCPKVDDIVRKQLKKVFKADIGQAAGLLRLHFHDCFVQGCDGSVLLEGSASGPSEQDAPPNLSLRAKAFEIINDLRDRVHKKCGRVVSCSDIVALAARDSVFLSGGPDYDVPLGRKDGLNFATQNATLANLPGPTSNTTKLLTDLAKKNLDATDVVALSGGHTIGLSHCSSFTGRLYPTQDATMDKTFANDLKTVCPASDTNATVPQDIRTPDIFDNKYYVDLMNRQGLFTSDQDLYTDKRTKEIVKSFAVNQTLFFEQFVKSMIKMGQLSVLTGSKGEIRADCSVRNSDNANYLASVVEDDESLSEF, from the exons ATGGCTTCATTAACCTCTCTGCTTCTGGTTTCATctcttttcctttcttccttcttttgtgTCTCGGAGGCACAGTCCTCTGCCCCCGTGGTTCAAGGACTTTCATGGAACTTCTATGAGTCTAGCTGCCCTAAGGTTGACGACATAGTCCGAAAGCAGCTTAAGAAAGTCTTCAAAGCGGACATTGGCCAAGCTGCTGGCTTGCTCCGTCTCCATTTCCACGATTGTTTTGTTCAG GGTTGTGATGGATCTGTGTTGCTTGAGGGATCAGCCAGCGGACCAAGTGAGCAGGATGCACCTCCCAACCTAAGCTTGAGGGCGAAGGCCTTTGAGATCATCAATGACCTCCGCGACCGCGTTCACAAGAAGTGTGGAAGGGTCGTCTCTTGTTCTGATATCGTCGCCCTCGCTGCTAGGGATTCTGTTTTCCtg TCAGGTGGCCCGGACTATGATGTGCCCTTGGGAAGAAAGGATGGACTAAACTTTGCCACACAAAATGCAACCCTAGCAAACCTTCCCGGACCAACCAGTAACACAACCAAGCTTCTAACAGATCTTGCCAAGAAAAACTTAGATGCCACTGATGTTGTAGCCCTGTCTGGAGGTCACACCATTGGCCTCAGCCATTGTTCCTCCTTCACCGGCAGGCTCTATCCGACGCAAGATGCTACCATGGACAAAACCTTTGCAAATGACCTCAAAACAGTTTGCCCTGCAAGCGATACTAACGCTACCGTCCCGCAAGATATCCGTACCCCTGACATATTCGACAACAAGTACTATGTTGATCTCATGAACCGCCAAGGTTTATTCACGTCGGACCAAGATTTGTACACCGATAAGAGGACTAAGGAAATTGTGAAAAGCTTTGCCGTTAACCAGACCTTGTTCTTTGAGCAGTTTGTCAAGTCCATGATCAAGATGGGGCAACTTAGCGTGTTGACTGGCTCCAAGGGCGAAATTCGTGCAGATTGCTCGGTCAGGAATTCGGACAATGCTAACTACTTGGCCTCTGTGGTGGAAGATGATGAGAGCTTGTCTGAGTTTTAA